In a single window of the Geotrypetes seraphini chromosome 11, aGeoSer1.1, whole genome shotgun sequence genome:
- the LOC117345506 gene encoding zinc finger protein 239-like, with amino-acid sequence MSEIPDQASATGIESVNSEEEHVPLGLEHTSESDYMLTEEEEEEEEEDDPEYNPGSEDKQHSKSKVPPSKKGADGGNSFPYCCDVCGKYYKLPRSLQVHRLYHSGERPYKCPDCDKGFVTAVLLRKHQKRHSAANMCKMCGKNFSTATYLQEHQKLHTGEKPYICPECGESFTFSANLRTHRLHHFEGRNFRCTECGRTFLSVGELEDHRDLHLRKSQHRCLECGKGFTQLSHLNQHMRNHTGEKLFLCTKCGKRFSELGTLKKHEVVHTKEKKYECRKCGKHFGKASLLYQHERNHHHDASYNCTECEEEFKDLSQLHEHFMLHARGDL; translated from the exons ATGTCTGAGATTCCTGACCAAGCCAGTGCTACAGGAATCGAGTCCGTCAACTCTGAAGAGGAGCATGTCCCACTTG GCTTGGAGCATACATCTGAGTCTGATTATATGCTaacggaggaggaggaagaggaggaggaagaggatgatCCAGAGTACAATCCAGGCTCTGAGGATAAACAGCATTCCAAAAGCAAAGTACCACCTTCAAAGAAAGGGGCCGATGGAGGAAACTCCTTTCCATACTGTTGTGATGTCTGCGGAAAGTATTACAAGTTGCCCCGTTCTCTGCAGGTCCACCGGCTGTATCACAGTGGTGAGCGACCTTACAAATGCCCGGATTGTGACAAGGGCTTTGTTACAGCCGTGCTATTGAGGAAGCACCAAAAGCGACATTCAGCTGCCAACATGTGTAAGATGTGTGGGAAGAATTTCAGCACAGCCACATACCTGCAAGAGCACCAGAAACTGCATACGGGTGAAAAACCCTACATCTGTCCCGAATGTGGGGAGAGTTTCACTTTTTCAGCCAATCTGAGAACCCATCGCCTGCATCACTTTGAGGGGAGAAATTTCCGTTGCACCGAATGTGGTCGGACCTTTCTCTCGGTGGGAGAACTGGAAGATCACAGAGATCTGCACCTGCGAAAATCCCAACACCGCTGCTTAGAATGTGGCAAAGGTTTTACCCAGCTCTCTCACCTGAATCAGCACATGCGCAACCACACCGgtgaaaagctttttctctgCACCAAGTGCGGGAAGCGATTCAGTGAGCTGGGCACACTGAAGAAACACGAGGTTGTGCACACCAAGGAGAAGAAGTATGAATGCCGAAAATGTGGAAAGCACTTTGGCAAAGCATCTCTGCTGTACCAACATGAGAGGAATCATCATCATGATGCTTCTTACAACTGCACAGAGTGTGAGGAAGAGTTCAAAGACCTTTCCCAGCTCCATGAACATTTTATGCTGCATGCCAGGGGGGATCTGTAG